A genomic window from Massilia sp. METH4 includes:
- a CDS encoding aspartate carbamoyltransferase catalytic subunit, with protein MLNPQLNKHGELQHLLTTEGLPKAIINQILDTASSFVSVSDREVKKVPLMRGKSVFNLFFENSTRTRTTFEIASKRLSADVINLNISASSASKGESLLDTIDNLSAMHADMFVVRHSQSGAPYLIAKHLHDTKQNHVHVVNAGDGRHAHPTQGLLDMYTIRHYKKDFTNLRVAIVGDILHSRVARSDIHALTTLGVPEIRAIGPHTLLPGGLEQLGVRTFTNMDEGLKDVDVIIMLRLQNERMSGALLPSAQEYFKSYGLTPERLALAAPDAIVMHPGPMNRGVEIDSAVADGPQAVILPQVTFGIAVRMAVMSILAGNQG; from the coding sequence ATGCTTAATCCGCAACTGAACAAACACGGCGAACTGCAGCACCTGCTGACGACCGAAGGGCTGCCGAAAGCCATCATCAACCAGATCCTCGATACGGCCAGTTCCTTCGTCAGCGTATCGGACCGCGAAGTGAAGAAGGTGCCGCTGATGCGCGGCAAGAGCGTCTTCAACCTGTTCTTCGAGAATTCCACGCGCACGCGCACCACGTTCGAGATCGCCAGCAAGCGCCTGTCGGCGGACGTGATCAACCTGAACATCTCAGCCTCCTCGGCCAGCAAGGGCGAATCCCTGCTGGACACGATCGACAACCTGTCGGCCATGCATGCCGACATGTTCGTGGTGCGCCACTCGCAGTCCGGCGCGCCCTACCTGATCGCCAAGCACCTGCACGACACGAAGCAGAACCACGTGCACGTGGTGAACGCGGGCGACGGCCGCCACGCGCACCCCACGCAGGGCCTGCTGGACATGTACACGATCCGCCACTACAAGAAGGACTTCACCAACCTGCGGGTGGCCATCGTGGGCGACATCCTGCACAGCCGCGTGGCCCGCTCGGACATCCACGCGCTGACGACGCTGGGCGTGCCGGAAATCCGCGCCATCGGGCCGCACACGCTGCTGCCGGGCGGCCTGGAACAGCTGGGCGTGCGCACGTTCACGAACATGGACGAAGGCCTGAAGGACGTGGACGTGATCATCATGCTGCGCCTGCAGAACGAACGCATGAGCGGCGCGCTGCTGCCCTCGGCGCAGGAATACTTCAAGAGCTACGGCCTGACGCCGGAGCGCCTGGCGCTGGCCGCGCCCGATGCGATCGTGATGCACCCGGGGCCGATGAACCGCGGCGTGGAAATCGATTCGGCCGTGGCCGATGGCCCGCAGGCGGTGATCCTGCCGCAGGTCACGTTCGGGATCGCCGTCCGCATGGCGGTGATGAGTATTTTGGCTGGTAACCAAGGGTAA
- the pyrR gene encoding bifunctional pyr operon transcriptional regulator/uracil phosphoribosyltransferase PyrR has translation MSHTDPTALDAEALYAALLDQVKAGLAGAHEPAIVGIHSGGAWIAERLASDLGMSERCGVLDVSFYRDDYAKKGLPADVKPTQIGFDVAGATILLVDDVLYTGRTTRAAINELFDYGRPARILLAALVDRGERQLPVAADFVAAHTRVQPGQALRLKQFQDQGQDRRFQLTIEHESA, from the coding sequence ATGTCCCACACTGACCCCACCGCCCTGGATGCCGAGGCGCTGTATGCCGCGCTGCTGGACCAGGTGAAGGCCGGCCTCGCCGGCGCGCACGAGCCGGCGATCGTCGGCATCCATTCCGGCGGCGCCTGGATCGCCGAGCGCCTGGCCTCCGACCTCGGCATGAGCGAACGCTGCGGCGTGCTCGACGTTTCCTTCTATCGCGACGACTACGCGAAGAAGGGCTTGCCCGCCGATGTGAAGCCCACCCAGATCGGCTTCGACGTGGCCGGCGCCACCATCCTGCTGGTGGACGACGTGCTGTATACCGGCCGCACCACGCGCGCCGCGATCAACGAACTGTTCGACTACGGCCGCCCCGCGCGCATCCTGCTGGCCGCGCTGGTGGACCGCGGCGAGCGCCAGCTGCCGGTGGCCGCCGACTTCGTGGCGGCGCACACCCGCGTGCAGCCGGGCCAGGCGCTGCGCCTGAAACAGTTTCAGGATCAAGGTCAGGACCGACGATTCCAACTCACCATCGAACACGAGTCTGCGTAA
- the ruvX gene encoding Holliday junction resolvase RuvX gives MGNTMIGQASPLAVIKSIDNQSRFAEIKTLIDKWGPTRFVVGLPLHPDGAEHEMTARCRRFANQLHGRFNIPVELVDERYSSAILSGKRGEVIDDRAAAVILQQYFDQHS, from the coding sequence ATGGGGAACACGATGATCGGCCAGGCAAGCCCGCTGGCCGTCATCAAATCCATCGACAATCAATCCCGCTTTGCGGAAATCAAGACCCTGATCGACAAGTGGGGCCCGACCAGGTTCGTCGTCGGGCTGCCGCTGCATCCGGACGGCGCCGAACACGAGATGACGGCGCGCTGCCGCCGCTTCGCCAACCAGCTGCATGGCCGCTTCAACATACCCGTCGAGCTGGTGGACGAACGCTATTCCTCCGCGATCCTGTCCGGCAAGCGCGGCGAGGTGATCGACGATCGCGCCGCCGCCGTCATCCTGCAACAGTATTTCGACCAACATTCCTGA
- a CDS encoding YqgE/AlgH family protein — translation MKKSKVSKPLPVPGLLQESESPLHKMEARESSTTPTLNLANHFLIAMPSMQDPVFGGTVVYVCEHNENGVLGVVINKPTDMTMDVLFERIDLEVTAANDQMTSKPIMFGGPVQDDRGFVLHTPCARYSSSLTVTDEVAFTTSIDVLEAVAKGTGPQRMLVSIGYSGWSPGQLEDEISRNGWLTVHAEPSILFDLPIEERYVAAMKLLGIDPLMLTSEAGHA, via the coding sequence ATGAAGAAGAGCAAAGTGAGCAAACCGCTACCTGTGCCCGGGCTGTTACAGGAAAGCGAATCCCCGCTGCATAAGATGGAAGCGCGGGAATCCTCCACGACGCCCACGTTGAACCTGGCGAATCATTTCCTGATCGCCATGCCTTCCATGCAGGATCCCGTGTTCGGCGGAACCGTCGTGTATGTCTGCGAGCACAATGAAAATGGCGTGCTTGGCGTGGTCATCAACAAGCCCACCGACATGACGATGGATGTGCTGTTCGAGCGCATCGACCTAGAGGTAACGGCCGCGAACGACCAGATGACTTCCAAGCCGATCATGTTCGGCGGCCCCGTGCAGGACGATCGCGGCTTCGTGCTGCATACGCCCTGCGCGCGCTACTCGTCGTCGCTGACGGTGACGGACGAGGTGGCATTCACCACCTCCATCGACGTGCTGGAAGCCGTGGCCAAGGGCACCGGCCCACAGCGCATGCTGGTGTCGATCGGTTACTCGGGCTGGAGCCCGGGCCAGCTCGAGGATGAGATCAGCCGCAATGGCTGGCTGACCGTGCATGCCGAGCCGAGCATCCTGTTCGACCTGCCGATCGAGGAACGCTACGTGGCCGCGATGAAACTGCTGGGCATCGATCCGCTGATGCTCACTTCCGAAGCGGGCCATGCGTAG
- a CDS encoding deoxyribodipyrimidine photo-lyase: MEIRAGHGALVWFRRDLRVFDHAALHHALAAGAPVHCAFVFDTTILQGLPRDDRRVAFIHASLVELAAELEALGGHLLVRHGDAGTVIPALAAELGVGAVYANEDYDPAAIARDAAVAEALAAQGRALGLFKDQVIFAKDEVLSQAGKPLGVFTPYKKAWLKRLEAHPDALAPWPIDPHAASFAPGRSQLPVLQAIGFEGADLAAVGVTPGMRGGAAVFEAFLPRLAGYGTERDYPARDGTSHLSLHLRFGTVSIRHLVRTVIQLAARGQAGDGGATWLSELVWREFYQMILFHHPRVVHAAFKPVYDKVDWETGPQAEELFAAWCAGRTGYPLVDAAMVQLNTTGFMHNRLRMVTASFLCKDLGIDWRRGEAYFALKLNDYELASNNGGWQWAASSGCDAQPFFRIFNPVTQSERFDANGDFIRHYLPPLRGLSAKEIHAPWLHGGAAGYPAPIVDHAEARQRTLERYEVVKGR, translated from the coding sequence ATGGAGATTCGCGCCGGGCACGGCGCCCTGGTGTGGTTTCGGCGCGACCTGCGCGTCTTCGACCATGCCGCGCTGCACCACGCCCTCGCCGCCGGCGCGCCGGTCCATTGCGCCTTCGTTTTCGATACAACCATCCTGCAAGGCTTGCCACGCGACGACCGCAGGGTCGCCTTCATCCACGCCTCGCTGGTGGAACTGGCGGCCGAACTGGAAGCGCTCGGCGGCCACCTGCTCGTGCGGCATGGCGACGCCGGCACGGTCATCCCGGCCCTGGCAGCCGAACTGGGCGTGGGTGCCGTCTACGCCAACGAAGACTACGATCCCGCCGCCATCGCCCGCGACGCGGCCGTGGCCGAGGCGTTGGCGGCGCAAGGCCGCGCGCTGGGCCTGTTCAAGGACCAGGTGATCTTCGCGAAGGACGAAGTGCTGTCGCAAGCCGGCAAGCCCCTCGGTGTGTTCACGCCCTACAAGAAAGCATGGCTGAAACGCCTGGAAGCGCACCCGGACGCGCTGGCGCCATGGCCGATCGACCCGCATGCCGCGTCGTTCGCCCCGGGCCGCTCGCAGTTGCCGGTACTGCAAGCCATCGGCTTCGAGGGTGCCGACCTGGCCGCGGTCGGCGTCACGCCGGGCATGCGCGGCGGCGCCGCGGTGTTCGAGGCCTTCCTGCCGCGCCTGGCCGGCTATGGCACGGAACGCGACTATCCGGCGCGCGACGGCACCTCGCACCTGTCGCTGCACCTGCGCTTCGGCACGGTATCGATCCGCCACCTCGTGCGCACCGTGATCCAGCTGGCCGCGCGCGGCCAGGCCGGCGACGGCGGCGCCACCTGGCTTTCCGAGCTCGTGTGGCGCGAGTTTTACCAGATGATCCTGTTTCACCACCCGCGAGTCGTGCACGCCGCGTTCAAGCCGGTGTATGACAAGGTGGACTGGGAAACGGGACCGCAAGCCGAGGAACTGTTTGCCGCCTGGTGCGCAGGCCGCACCGGCTATCCGCTGGTCGATGCCGCCATGGTGCAGTTGAACACCACGGGTTTCATGCACAACCGCTTGCGCATGGTCACTGCCAGCTTCCTGTGCAAGGATCTTGGCATCGACTGGCGCCGCGGCGAAGCGTATTTCGCGCTGAAGCTGAACGACTACGAGCTGGCGTCGAACAACGGCGGGTGGCAATGGGCCGCGTCGAGCGGCTGCGACGCGCAACCGTTCTTCCGCATCTTCAATCCTGTCACGCAATCGGAACGGTTCGACGCGAACGGCGACTTCATCCGCCACTACCTGCCGCCGCTGCGCGGCCTGTCGGCCAAGGAGATCCACGCACCCTGGCTGCACGGCGGCGCGGCGGGTTATCCCGCGCCGATCGTCGACCATGCCGAGGCGCGGCAGCGCACGCTGGAGCGCTATGAGGTGGTGAAGGGGCGCTGA
- a CDS encoding Hpt domain-containing protein, whose translation MSETDFATHSFDPGPLSWVMGEVREALGRSRTALFEAGGLEPEFQATALRLAKSHLQQAHGALQMVDVQGVSVITQLAEEALDRFKDGSVKCSADHVQAIARLYGALVEYLEELLDGAPPQPVRLFPYYAAVQRMLGGPRIHPADLFFPDLAREPELPAPAGAPIDVGALRQRFERALLPYLKSGDPVQAQPLADIIAEVAAAQAAPRGHAFWLALQAFAELVAQGHVPGGVDVKQLFGAANLQMRRLAQGAPEYPDTVLRDALFFVAAAQPEHLSLPASALRAGFALDGMVPPDYTLERYCRPEAAGGAAGEAGAPAAAPWAPGLALQQDEAVVEPAQRLKAALRGVERELDGFTADPAARLRLAGLDALLEPLEAALADIGQQGARAGVAQVRVQVAALAATPGSGEPAERDRLAQNVAALGFFADMLAQNVAGARERFAFDAAQGAFRAVPLRKIPGPESIPVLDEAVPAPAAPESASSLLAAAVPGASDPAIEQELLEIFIGEARETLAFIEAALAKPRPEAGMPDGLALLRRSFHTLKGSGRMVGLNQFADAAAALEKVLNAWLAEARPADAALFGLLEWTAAELDAWVGDLVAKGISPRGAAPVVSAAAQVLEGRPFMSPDDKPAPIEPPPAEPYVTDENATEETAAAAPEMGATDASAHETPDPVATAHEDVAQEDVAQEDVAQEDVAHEDLAHENVAREDSAQEDWARENVAHEARLHDDEARADEAPGDGMRFAGRLAVPAAQFDDYVAQAGTLAGGLAGAFDAWRRQGGLDPEALHQAQALADASGAVGFKSMRELAAALEATLQAAPATLHDPAHHDLFDLVAQRMRGMVDSFATGDMPPGQAELIAALERLRDELARAHAAGPDVAARLDGMLAPAWQEHGTAPQEEPATAPPEAPAVDAVDDLATRLDTLFADTYHALLADPPPVPERGAPLPLRPQLATQDESIDDLFDAAFDDAFAEPPLTQAAAPQLTLVPPPERPAEPVPAGSEADLQGTTIDLAIDRSRLESEVAALRTTLLGFEDKLDRLRQQLREVEAQAESHIASRLSVSGLEEFDPAELDRVTRLKESTRTLADSVDDIVSSHARLRQSVESIAGLLPGESGER comes from the coding sequence ATGAGCGAAACCGACTTTGCCACGCACTCCTTCGATCCCGGCCCACTGTCGTGGGTGATGGGCGAGGTGCGGGAGGCGTTGGGGAGGTCGCGCACGGCCTTGTTCGAGGCCGGCGGCCTGGAGCCGGAATTCCAGGCGACCGCGCTGCGGCTGGCCAAGTCGCACCTGCAGCAGGCGCATGGGGCCTTGCAGATGGTCGATGTGCAGGGCGTGTCGGTCATCACGCAGCTGGCCGAGGAGGCGCTGGACCGCTTCAAGGATGGCAGCGTGAAGTGCAGCGCCGACCATGTGCAGGCCATCGCGCGGCTGTACGGCGCCCTGGTCGAATATCTTGAGGAATTGCTCGATGGCGCGCCGCCGCAGCCGGTGCGGCTGTTCCCGTATTACGCGGCCGTGCAGCGCATGCTGGGCGGGCCGCGCATCCACCCGGCCGACCTGTTCTTTCCCGACCTTGCCCGCGAGCCTGAATTGCCGGCGCCCGCCGGAGCCCCGATCGATGTCGGCGCGCTGCGGCAACGCTTCGAACGGGCACTGCTGCCTTACCTGAAATCCGGCGACCCCGTGCAGGCGCAGCCGCTGGCGGACATCATCGCCGAGGTCGCGGCGGCGCAAGCCGCGCCGCGCGGCCATGCATTCTGGCTGGCATTGCAGGCATTCGCGGAACTGGTGGCGCAGGGCCACGTGCCCGGCGGCGTGGACGTGAAGCAGCTGTTCGGGGCGGCCAACCTGCAAATGCGCCGGCTGGCACAGGGCGCACCGGAATACCCGGACACGGTGCTGCGCGACGCGCTGTTCTTCGTCGCCGCGGCGCAGCCGGAACACTTGTCGCTGCCCGCCAGCGCCCTGCGCGCCGGCTTCGCGCTGGACGGCATGGTGCCGCCGGATTACACGCTGGAGCGCTACTGCCGGCCCGAAGCGGCGGGCGGGGCCGCAGGTGAAGCCGGTGCACCGGCGGCCGCGCCATGGGCACCTGGCCTGGCCCTGCAACAGGACGAGGCGGTGGTCGAACCGGCGCAGCGCCTGAAGGCGGCACTGCGCGGGGTGGAGCGGGAGCTGGACGGCTTTACCGCCGACCCGGCGGCCCGGCTGCGCCTGGCCGGCCTCGATGCACTCCTGGAACCGCTGGAAGCCGCGCTGGCGGACATCGGCCAGCAGGGCGCGCGTGCCGGCGTGGCGCAGGTGCGCGTGCAGGTGGCCGCGCTGGCGGCGACCCCGGGTTCCGGCGAGCCGGCCGAACGCGATCGCCTCGCGCAGAATGTCGCGGCGCTCGGCTTCTTCGCGGACATGCTGGCCCAGAACGTCGCCGGAGCGCGCGAGCGCTTTGCCTTCGATGCCGCCCAGGGCGCATTCCGTGCCGTGCCGCTGCGCAAGATCCCCGGCCCGGAATCGATTCCCGTGCTCGATGAAGCTGTGCCGGCGCCCGCCGCCCCCGAGTCCGCGAGCAGCCTGCTGGCGGCGGCGGTGCCGGGCGCAAGCGACCCGGCCATCGAGCAAGAACTGCTGGAAATCTTCATCGGCGAGGCGCGCGAGACGCTGGCCTTCATCGAAGCGGCCTTGGCCAAGCCGCGGCCCGAGGCGGGCATGCCGGACGGCCTGGCGCTGCTGCGCCGCTCGTTCCACACGCTCAAGGGCAGCGGCCGCATGGTGGGGCTGAACCAGTTCGCCGACGCCGCCGCCGCGCTGGAAAAAGTGTTGAACGCGTGGCTGGCCGAGGCGCGCCCGGCCGACGCAGCCTTGTTCGGCCTGCTGGAATGGACGGCGGCCGAGCTGGATGCCTGGGTCGGCGACCTGGTGGCGAAAGGCATCTCGCCGCGCGGTGCCGCGCCCGTGGTTTCTGCCGCCGCGCAGGTGCTGGAAGGGCGGCCGTTCATGTCGCCCGATGACAAGCCTGCGCCGATCGAGCCGCCGCCTGCGGAACCGTATGTAACGGACGAAAACGCGACCGAGGAAACCGCGGCCGCGGCGCCCGAAATGGGTGCTACAGATGCTTCGGCGCACGAAACCCCCGACCCTGTCGCCACGGCGCACGAGGACGTGGCACAAGAGGACGTGGCACAAGAGGACGTGGCACAAGAGGACGTGGCACACGAGGACTTGGCACACGAGAACGTGGCACGGGAGGACAGCGCGCAAGAGGACTGGGCGCGGGAGAACGTGGCGCACGAGGCCAGGCTGCACGACGATGAAGCGCGCGCCGACGAAGCGCCCGGCGACGGCATGCGCTTCGCTGGCCGCCTGGCCGTGCCGGCGGCGCAGTTCGACGATTATGTGGCGCAGGCGGGCACGCTGGCCGGCGGCCTCGCCGGGGCTTTCGATGCCTGGCGCCGCCAGGGCGGGCTGGACCCCGAGGCGCTGCACCAGGCCCAGGCGCTCGCGGACGCTTCCGGCGCGGTCGGCTTCAAGTCCATGCGCGAGCTGGCCGCCGCGCTCGAGGCCACGTTGCAGGCGGCACCCGCCACGCTGCACGACCCGGCCCACCACGACCTGTTCGACCTGGTCGCCCAGCGCATGCGCGGCATGGTGGACAGCTTTGCCACCGGCGACATGCCGCCTGGGCAGGCGGAACTGATCGCCGCGCTGGAGCGGCTGCGCGACGAACTGGCGCGTGCCCATGCCGCCGGGCCGGACGTGGCGGCGCGGCTCGATGGAATGCTGGCGCCGGCATGGCAAGAACACGGGACGGCACCGCAGGAAGAGCCCGCGACAGCGCCGCCCGAGGCGCCCGCGGTGGACGCGGTGGACGACCTGGCCACCCGCCTGGACACGCTGTTTGCCGACACCTATCACGCCCTGCTGGCCGACCCGCCGCCGGTACCGGAGCGGGGCGCGCCGCTGCCGCTGCGGCCGCAGCTGGCCACGCAGGACGAATCGATCGACGACCTGTTCGACGCGGCATTCGACGACGCATTCGCCGAGCCGCCGCTGACGCAGGCCGCCGCGCCGCAACTGACGCTGGTGCCGCCGCCGGAGCGGCCGGCCGAACCGGTGCCGGCCGGCAGCGAAGCCGACCTGCAAGGCACGACGATCGACCTCGCGATCGACCGTTCGCGGCTGGAAAGCGAGGTGGCGGCGTTGCGCACGACCCTGTTGGGCTTCGAGGACAAGCTGGACCGGCTGCGGCAGCAGTTGCGCGAAGTGGAAGCGCAGGCCGAGTCGCATATCGCGTCGCGGCTGTCGGTGTCCGGCCTGGAGGAGTTCGACCCGGCCGAATTAGACCGCGTCACACGGTTGAAGGAATCGACGCGGACGCTGGCCGACAGCGTGGACGACATCGTGTCCTCGCACGCCAGACTGCGGCAGTCGGTGGAGTCGATCGCCGGGTTGCTGCCGGGGGAGTCCGGCGAGCGCTGA
- a CDS encoding rubredoxin has product MCLICGWIYDEEAGLPEEGIAPGTRWEDVPMNWTCPECGARKDDFEMVAL; this is encoded by the coding sequence ATGTGCCTGATTTGCGGCTGGATTTATGACGAAGAGGCGGGATTGCCGGAAGAAGGCATTGCGCCGGGCACCCGTTGGGAAGATGTGCCGATGAATTGGACGTGCCCGGAATGTGGGGCCAGAAAAGACGATTTCGAAATGGTCGCCCTGTGA
- a CDS encoding hydroxymethylpyrimidine/phosphomethylpyrimidine kinase, with protein sequence MADPIGAVGVHSDIGVFAALGCQGLSVTTALLIGDSARVEDQQHVEPDWVSDQARVVLEDVQVAAFKIGALDHMEHVSSIAEVVSDYPDAPLILDPFGSQLPPLSEQTDPEELLTVMRQLLVPQATLLMLSQVELGRMAETWRDLSNGETMADDAQHLIDLGCEYVLVTGTPAGTSRAETGMRANTLYGDGGIIRHDRWQHLPGPFVGAGCVLSGAIAAYMAHGMALPQAVDLAQQYTAGALRHAQRYGMGRLVPNRFHAVAKNRKDKQ encoded by the coding sequence GTGGCCGATCCGATCGGCGCAGTGGGCGTGCATTCCGATATCGGCGTTTTCGCCGCGCTCGGGTGCCAGGGCCTGTCGGTCACGACCGCGTTACTCATCGGCGACAGCGCCCGCGTGGAAGACCAGCAGCACGTGGAACCGGACTGGGTATCCGACCAGGCCCGGGTGGTGCTGGAAGACGTGCAGGTGGCGGCGTTCAAGATCGGCGCGCTCGATCACATGGAACACGTGTCCTCGATCGCCGAAGTGGTATCCGATTACCCCGATGCGCCGCTGATCCTCGACCCATTCGGCTCGCAGCTGCCGCCATTGTCGGAACAGACCGATCCGGAAGAACTGCTGACCGTGATGCGCCAGCTGCTGGTGCCGCAGGCCACCCTGCTGATGCTGTCGCAGGTGGAGCTGGGGCGCATGGCCGAGACCTGGCGCGACCTGTCGAACGGCGAAACGATGGCCGACGATGCCCAGCACCTGATCGACCTGGGCTGCGAATACGTGCTGGTGACCGGCACGCCGGCCGGCACCTCGCGCGCCGAGACGGGCATGCGCGCCAACACCCTGTACGGCGACGGCGGCATCATCCGCCACGACCGCTGGCAACACCTGCCCGGCCCGTTCGTGGGCGCCGGCTGCGTGCTGTCGGGCGCCATTGCCGCCTACATGGCGCATGGCATGGCCCTGCCGCAAGCCGTCGACCTTGCCCAGCAATACACCGCCGGCGCCCTGCGCCATGCCCAGCGCTACGGCATGGGCAGGCTGGTGCCGAACCGCTTCCATGCGGTGGCGAAAAACAGAAAGGATAAGCAATGA
- the hemL gene encoding glutamate-1-semialdehyde 2,1-aminomutase gives MTISQNDVLFERAQKTTPGGVNSPVRAFRSVGGTPRFIKRAEGPYFWDADGKRYIDYIGSWGPAIVGHAHPQVVKAVQEAATRGLSFGAPTEGEVEMAEEIARLVPSIEQVRLVSSGTEATMSALRLARGATGRDKIVKFEGCYHGHADSLLVKAGSGLLTFGNPTSAGVPEDFVKHTLVLDYNDVPQVEEAFAEFGDEIACVIVEPVAGNMNLIKAAPEFLQALRDLCTKHGALLIFDEVMCGFRVGLGGAQTLYGIKPDLTALGKVIGGGLPVAAFGGSAELMSKMSPVGAVYQAGTLSGNPIAVAAGMTTLKLIQEPGFYDRLTASAKRLAEGLTDAAFQEGVTFCADYQGGMFGLYFSAEPPRNYAEMMAGDRARFNEFFHAMLDEGVYFAPAAFEAGFVSAAHSDEIIDETIEAARRVFARLK, from the coding sequence ATGACGATTTCGCAAAACGATGTGCTGTTCGAACGCGCGCAAAAGACCACGCCCGGCGGCGTCAACTCGCCGGTGCGGGCCTTCCGCTCCGTGGGCGGTACCCCGCGCTTCATCAAGCGTGCCGAGGGCCCGTATTTCTGGGATGCCGACGGCAAGCGCTACATCGACTATATCGGCTCCTGGGGCCCGGCCATCGTCGGTCACGCCCATCCGCAGGTGGTGAAGGCCGTGCAGGAAGCGGCCACGCGCGGCCTGTCGTTCGGCGCGCCGACCGAGGGTGAAGTGGAAATGGCCGAAGAGATCGCCCGCCTGGTGCCGTCGATCGAGCAGGTGCGCCTGGTCTCTTCCGGCACCGAGGCCACGATGAGCGCGCTGCGCCTGGCGCGCGGCGCCACGGGCCGCGACAAGATCGTCAAGTTCGAAGGCTGCTACCACGGCCACGCCGACTCGCTGCTGGTCAAGGCCGGCAGCGGCCTGCTCACGTTCGGCAACCCGACGTCCGCCGGCGTGCCGGAAGACTTCGTCAAGCACACGCTGGTGCTGGACTATAACGACGTGCCGCAGGTGGAAGAGGCGTTCGCCGAATTTGGCGACGAGATCGCCTGCGTGATCGTGGAACCGGTGGCCGGCAACATGAACCTGATCAAGGCCGCGCCCGAGTTCCTGCAGGCGCTGCGCGACCTGTGCACGAAACACGGCGCGCTGCTGATCTTCGACGAGGTGATGTGCGGCTTCCGCGTCGGCCTTGGCGGTGCGCAGACGCTGTACGGCATCAAGCCGGACCTGACGGCGCTGGGCAAGGTGATCGGCGGCGGCCTGCCGGTGGCGGCCTTCGGCGGCAGCGCCGAGTTGATGAGCAAGATGTCGCCGGTCGGCGCCGTGTACCAGGCGGGCACGCTGTCCGGCAACCCGATCGCTGTCGCGGCCGGCATGACGACGCTGAAGCTGATCCAGGAACCGGGCTTCTACGACCGGCTGACGGCCAGCGCCAAGCGCCTCGCCGAAGGCTTGACGGATGCCGCCTTCCAGGAAGGCGTGACGTTCTGCGCCGATTACCAGGGCGGCATGTTCGGCCTGTACTTCAGCGCCGAGCCGCCGCGCAACTACGCCGAAATGATGGCCGGCGACCGCGCCAGGTTCAACGAATTCTTCCACGCGATGCTGGACGAGGGCGTGTACTTCGCCCCGGCCGCGTTCGAGGCCGGCTTTGTGTCGGCGGCGCATAGCGACGAGATCATCGACGAAACGATCGAAGCGGCACGGCGGGTGTTTGCGCGGCTGAAGTAA
- the corA gene encoding magnesium/cobalt transporter CorA: protein MINVFVLQNGRLNQVPIETREDLEQVAPVWVDLTDPTDDERAWVKTIYGVTLPGEDEVKDIEASARYYEAENGDLHLRTDFLLEEDDGPSRVVTVAFILARKMLFSVHTDDLPVFRLVRMRARSRPGSIADYMDVLLDLYATDAEYSADALEGIYQKLEEVSFRVLQKEFTDKDAADALSAIAHEEDLNGRIRRNMMDTRRAVSFLMRGRLLNSEQFEEARQILRDIESLDGHTSFLFDKINFLMDATVGFININQNKIIKIFSVASVAFLPPTLIASVYGMNFDFMPELKWSLGYPWAWGLMITSAIAPFLYFRHRGWLK, encoded by the coding sequence ATGATCAATGTCTTCGTTCTACAAAATGGCCGGCTGAACCAGGTTCCCATCGAGACGCGCGAAGACCTTGAGCAAGTGGCACCGGTATGGGTCGACCTCACCGACCCGACCGACGACGAGCGCGCCTGGGTCAAGACGATCTATGGCGTGACCCTGCCGGGCGAGGACGAAGTCAAGGACATCGAAGCCTCGGCCCGCTACTACGAGGCGGAGAACGGCGACCTGCACCTGCGCACCGACTTCCTGCTGGAAGAAGACGATGGCCCGTCGCGCGTGGTCACCGTCGCGTTCATCCTGGCCCGCAAGATGCTGTTCTCCGTCCATACGGACGACCTGCCCGTGTTCCGCCTGGTGCGCATGCGCGCGCGCTCGCGCCCCGGCTCGATCGCCGACTACATGGACGTGCTGCTGGACCTGTACGCGACCGACGCCGAATACTCGGCCGACGCGCTGGAAGGCATTTACCAGAAGCTGGAAGAGGTGTCGTTCCGTGTGCTGCAAAAGGAATTCACCGACAAGGATGCGGCCGACGCGCTGTCCGCGATCGCCCACGAGGAAGACTTGAATGGCCGTATCCGCCGCAACATGATGGATACGCGGCGCGCCGTCAGCTTCCTGATGCGCGGCCGGCTGCTGAACTCCGAGCAGTTCGAGGAGGCGCGGCAGATCCTGCGCGACATCGAATCGCTCGATGGCCACACGTCCTTCCTGTTCGACAAGATCAACTTCCTGATGGATGCCACGGTCGGCTTCATCAACATCAACCAGAACAAGATCATCAAGATCTTCTCCGTGGCCAGCGTCGCCTTCCTGCCACCCACCCTGATCGCCAGCGTGTACGGCATGAATTTCGACTTCATGCCGGAACTGAAGTGGTCGCTCGGCTATCCGTGGGCGTGGGGCTTGATGATCACCAGCGCGATTGCGCCCTTCCTGTATTTCCGGCACCGCGGCTGGCTGAAATAA